The following proteins are co-located in the Triticum aestivum cultivar Chinese Spring chromosome 1A, IWGSC CS RefSeq v2.1, whole genome shotgun sequence genome:
- the LOC123116935 gene encoding uncharacterized protein, translated as MAADWTSARRAWEKWTGKHVGSSGMPIKAALLLNYDPTGPSRLFPMVAEQEGAKFTAVDLQPSVDFFRRNNLQTEFFSIGPNQYVVTSIHGHWFTARCVNTTQPGGEGVIIMQIGAYLLVSMYDGSVGSASRAMVAVDQFAWHFNRKTH; from the exons ATGGCTGCGGACTGGACATCGGCGCGCCGGGCGTGGGAGAAGTGGACCGGGAAGCACGTCGGATCTTCCG GGATGCCGATCAAGGCGGCGCTGCTGCTCAACTACGATCCGACAGGACCATCTCGCCTCTTCCCCATGGT AGCAGAGCAAGAGGGAGCAAAATTTACTGCTGTTGATCTGCAGCCATCCGTCGACTTCTTTAGAAGGAATAATCTGCAGACGGAATTCTTTTCTATTGGGCCAAACCAAT ATGTGGtcacctcaatccacggacactgGTTTACTGCTCGTTGCGTTAACACAACACAGCCAGGAGGTGAAGGAGTTATAATTATGCAGATCGGAGCATACTTGTTAGTCTCTAT GTATGATGGTTCTGTTGGTTCGGCTTCACGGGCAATGGTGGCTGTTGATCAGTTTGCATGGCACTTTAACCGGAAAACACATTAA